Proteins from a genomic interval of Ptychodera flava strain L36383 chromosome 7, AS_Pfla_20210202, whole genome shotgun sequence:
- the LOC139136420 gene encoding nucleotidyltransferase MB21D2-like, translated as MAPDIGRRKCEPKTPNKLTGRLAEIFKYILKPCFNNLKSVDGYVWTGSTSEGFAITDHSARTTRGFIDEMDLMIPVAMPGYVYIHVRRDKTDAFTKEFLTKLCTTISSDTGEEDHFLSRSKLLKIQGDYVRTRLPAVQSKIDKTSREYGRIGGRVQLLQQGPVQTISVFYEATSEDGKTTAEFEQTVDCALALVCKEWPSIAKKWETRDRKWPASDVINAIIVAGCHVVPKSYPGEGGDECLQWRLSFSLAERTLAHTFTEKQRMFYLVVKKIWRMYLKEPKVLSSYHMKTTMFWVSEQTPAEKWTQFYLETDFLNFLIS; from the exons ATGGCTCCTGACATCGGAAGGCGGAAATGTGAACCCAAGACACCGAATAAGCTTACTGGTCGCTTGGCTGAAATATTCAAGTATATTTTGAAACCGTGCTTCAACAATCTGAAGTCCGTTGATGGGTATGTGTGGACAGGGAGTACTAGTGAGGGATTCGCCATCACAGACCACAGTGCCCGAACTACACGTGGCTTCATAGACGAGATGGATTTGATGATACCAGTTGCTATG CCTGGTTACGTATACATACACGTACGACGGGACAAGACAGACGCTTTCACGAAAGAATTTTTGACCAAGCTCTGTACTACAATCTCATCTGACACTGGGGAGGAAGACCACTTTCTCTCAAGATCTAAACTGCTGAAGATCCAAGGAGATTACGTACGTACGCGTTTACCTGCCGTTCaatcaaaaattgacaaaacctCTCGGGAATATGGTAGGATCGGCGGTAGAGTACAGTTGTTGCAACAAGGGCCAGTTCAAACCATAAGTGTTTTCTATGAAGCAACATCTGAAG ATGGTAAAACAACAGCAGAATTTGAGCAAACGGTGGATTGCGCCTTGGCCTTGGTCTGTAAAGAATGGCCGTCTATAGCTAAGAAGTGGGAAACACGAGATCGGAAATGGCCAGCCAGTGATGTTATTAATGCGATCATCGTTGCCGGTTGCCATGTCGTACCAAAGTCCTATCCAGGGGAAGGCGGTGACGAGTGTCTGCAGTGGAGACTCTCTTTCTCTCTGGCTGAGAGAACCCTGGCTCATACTTTCACAGAGAAACAGAGGATGTTCTACCTCGTTGTGAAGAAGATTTGGCGAATGTATTTGAAG GAACCAAAGGTACTCTCCTCTTATCACATGAAGACGACCATGTTCTGGGTTAGTGAACAAACACCAGCTGAAAAGTGGACACAGTTTTACCTGGAGACAGATTTCTTGAATTTTTTGATCAGCTAG